A DNA window from Patagioenas fasciata isolate bPatFas1 chromosome 1, bPatFas1.hap1, whole genome shotgun sequence contains the following coding sequences:
- the DNAJB13 gene encoding dnaJ homolog subfamily B member 13, whose protein sequence is MGQDYYAVLELRRSATDAEIKKAYRRLALKNHPLKCKEPWAPERFRQLAEAYDVLSDPMKKGIYDKFGEEGLKGGIPEEFGNDNPWTAGYVFHNNPNKVFREFFGGDNPFAEFFAEDGSELIVPFGGLRGRGAMKQDPPIVRDLYLSLEDLFYGCTKKIKISRRVMNEDDQTSTIRDKILTIDVRPGWKQGTRITFEKEGDQGPNIIPADITFIVQEKLHPRFKRTDDNLIFVATVPLGKALTGCAVPVKTLDGRLLNIPINDIVDPKYCKVVPGEGMPLLHDPRRKGDLLIYFDICFPKKLTPDQKTLLRSALLS, encoded by the exons ATGGGGCAGGATTACTACGCGGTGCTGGAGCTGCGGCGCAGCGCCACGGACGCCGAGATTAAGAAGGC CTACCGGAGACTGGCCTTGAAGAACCACCCTTTAAAATGCAAGGAGCCCTGGGCGCCCGAGAGGTTCAGGCAGCTGGCAGAGGCCTATGATGTGCTGAGCGACC CCATGAAGAAAGGCATCTATGACAAATTTGGAGAGGAGGGGCTCAAAGGCGGCATTCCCGAGGAGTTTGGCAACGACAACCCCTGGACTGCCGGCTACGTGTTCCACAACAACCCCAACAAAGTCTTCAGGGAGTTCTTTGGTGGAGACAACCCCTTTGCGG AGTTCTTTGCTGAGGATGGCTCGGAGTTGATCGTGCCCTTCGGGGGGCTGCGAGGACGAGGAGCGATGAAGCAAGACCCCCCGATCGTGCGGGATCTCTACCTCTCCCTTGAGGATCTGTTCTACGGCTGCACCAAGAAGATTAAAATCTCCCGCAGG GTGATGAACGAAGACGATCAAACGAGCACCATCAGAGACAAGATCCTGACGATCGACGTGCGGCCGGGGTGGAAACAGGGAACCAGGATCACCTTCGAGAAGGAAGGAGACCAG GGCCCAAACATCATTCCAGCCGACATCACCTTCATTGTTCAAGAGAAACTCCACCCGAGGTTCAAAAGAACCGACGACAACCTCATTTTTGTTGCCACCGTCCCGCTGGGAAAG GCGCTGACGGGCTGCGCGGTGCCCGTGAAGACGCTGGACGGGCGGTTGCTGAACATCCCCATCAACGACATCGTGGA ccCCAAATACTGTAAAGTGGTGCCAGGGGAGGGGATGCCGCTGCTGCACGACCCCCGGCGCAAGGGCGACCTCCTCATCTATTTCGACATCTGCTTTCCCAAGAAGCTCACGCCTGACCAGAAAACGCTCTTGAGAAGTGCGCTCCTGTCCTAG
- the PAAF1 gene encoding proteasomal ATPase-associated factor 1 isoform X1, which yields MKIWQAANGEIRRLLEGHVYDVNCCRFFPSGLVVLSGGMDAQLKVWSAEDASCVVTFKGHKGGILDTAIVDRGRNVLSCSRDGTARLWDCGKSACLGVIADCGSPVNGIAVGTAADSLNLGTPEKPPSDREIGTEGKILLLAREDKKLQGVGLQSRQPVFLFIGSDAFNCCTFLSSTYILAGTQDGNIYQLDVRNTNTPIQVIHRSGAPVLSLLPYRDGFVASQGDGTCFVIQQDLDYVLDLTEADCDPVYKVASWEKQIYTCCRDGIVRRYQLSDL from the exons ATGAAAATCTGGCAGGCGGCGAACGGAGAAATAAGA AGACTTTTGGAAGGCCATGTCTATGATGTGAATTGTTGCAGGTTTTTCCCGTCGGGCCTCGTGGTTCTGAGCGGGGGAATGGATGCCCAGCTCAAGGTCTGGTCCGCGGAAGATGCCAGCTGTGTAGTCACGTTTAAAGGTCACAAAGGAG GTATTTTGGACACTGCCATTGTGGATCGGGGAAGAAACGTCCTTTCCTGCTCCAGAGACGGCACCGCGCGCCTCTGGGACTGCGGAAAATCCGCCTGTCTGGGCGTCATCGCCGACTGCGGCTCTCCCGTCAATGGCATTGCCGTGGGCACCGCCGCCGACTCGCTGAACCTGGGCACGCCTGAAAAACCTCCTA GTGATCGTGAGATTGGGACAGAAGGGAAGATCCTGCTGCTGGCCCGAGAAGACAAGAAGCTTCAAGGAGTGGGACTGCAGAGCAGGCAGCCG GTGTTCCTCTTCATCGGATCCGACGCCTTCAATTGCTGCACATTCCTCTCAAGCACCTACATCCTCGCAGGGACGCAGGACGGGAACATCTATCAGCTGGATGTGCGGAACACCAA CACTCCAATCCAGGTCATCCACAGATCGGGGGCACCGGTCCTTTCTCTGCTCCCGTACCGAGACGGATTTGTTGCCAGCCAAG GCGATGGAACCTGCTTTGTCATTCAGCAAGACCTCGATTACGTCCTCGATCTCACCGAAGCAGACTGTGACCCTGTGTACAAG GTAGCTTCTTGGGAGAAGCAAATTTACACGTGCTGCAGAGACGGGATAGTGAGGAGATACCAACTTTCCGACCTTTAA
- the PAAF1 gene encoding proteasomal ATPase-associated factor 1 isoform X2: protein MDAQLKVWSAEDASCVVTFKGHKGGILDTAIVDRGRNVLSCSRDGTARLWDCGKSACLGVIADCGSPVNGIAVGTAADSLNLGTPEKPPSDREIGTEGKILLLAREDKKLQGVGLQSRQPVFLFIGSDAFNCCTFLSSTYILAGTQDGNIYQLDVRNTNTPIQVIHRSGAPVLSLLPYRDGFVASQGDGTCFVIQQDLDYVLDLTEADCDPVYKVASWEKQIYTCCRDGIVRRYQLSDL from the exons ATGGATGCCCAGCTCAAGGTCTGGTCCGCGGAAGATGCCAGCTGTGTAGTCACGTTTAAAGGTCACAAAGGAG GTATTTTGGACACTGCCATTGTGGATCGGGGAAGAAACGTCCTTTCCTGCTCCAGAGACGGCACCGCGCGCCTCTGGGACTGCGGAAAATCCGCCTGTCTGGGCGTCATCGCCGACTGCGGCTCTCCCGTCAATGGCATTGCCGTGGGCACCGCCGCCGACTCGCTGAACCTGGGCACGCCTGAAAAACCTCCTA GTGATCGTGAGATTGGGACAGAAGGGAAGATCCTGCTGCTGGCCCGAGAAGACAAGAAGCTTCAAGGAGTGGGACTGCAGAGCAGGCAGCCG GTGTTCCTCTTCATCGGATCCGACGCCTTCAATTGCTGCACATTCCTCTCAAGCACCTACATCCTCGCAGGGACGCAGGACGGGAACATCTATCAGCTGGATGTGCGGAACACCAA CACTCCAATCCAGGTCATCCACAGATCGGGGGCACCGGTCCTTTCTCTGCTCCCGTACCGAGACGGATTTGTTGCCAGCCAAG GCGATGGAACCTGCTTTGTCATTCAGCAAGACCTCGATTACGTCCTCGATCTCACCGAAGCAGACTGTGACCCTGTGTACAAG GTAGCTTCTTGGGAGAAGCAAATTTACACGTGCTGCAGAGACGGGATAGTGAGGAGATACCAACTTTCCGACCTTTAA